The proteins below come from a single Triticum aestivum cultivar Chinese Spring chromosome 5D, IWGSC CS RefSeq v2.1, whole genome shotgun sequence genomic window:
- the LOC123124894 gene encoding uncharacterized protein isoform X2 yields MDGLVDASKEPFVYCYECPMPFWGSPADMHHPTQASRDHYWPLAENIKYETCYPFAVPESLEDHCRLLVSEEDGSAFLLIVGTGEARAGRRPVSVVCVKGDAADADTDTRPMYGCVLTVTAPQRYVGAHTRSMTLTRTVPSWDLPADVDMEDAWYDFPQTWCTGTPRRFTWTYALPS; encoded by the coding sequence atggacggcctggtcgatgcctccaaggagcccttcgtctactgctatgagtgcccgatgccgttttggggctcgccggcggacatgcaTCACCCCACGCAGGCGTCCCgtgatcactactggcccttggcagagaacatcaagtacgagacgtgctacccattcgccgtaccggagtcgctggaggatcactgccgcctgctagtctcggaggaggacggcagcgccttcctcttgatcgtgggaaccggcgaggcccgcgcaggccgccgccccgtctctgtagtgtgcgtcaagggcgacgccgctgatgctgacactgacacgaggccgatgtacgggtgcgtgctcactgttactgcccctcagaggtacgtgggcgCCCACACCCGCTCCATGAcgctgactaggactgtgccgagctgggaccttcccgccgatgtggacatggaagacgcatggtatgatttccCCCAAacatggtgcacggggactccaaggaggttcacctggacatatgcattaccaagttaa